The genomic segment ACGGCGGGCAGCGTGTAGAGCGCGACGGGCAGCCCGACGGTGTCGAGCAGGAACACCGCGCGCTGGGTGGTGATGCCGCTGGTGGCCAGGGCGCTCAGGAACAGGTACGCGGTGAAGGCGCTGAGCAGGGGGTGCCGCCGGATGACGCCGACGCCGTCGCGGAACTCGCGCAGGACGCCGGTGCGCCCGGTGTCCTCACGCGGCGCGCGGGTGTCGGGGGCCTTCAGCAGCATCAGGCAGCACGCGCTGATCAGGTAGGTGAAGACGTCGGCGAGGAACAGCAGGGCGGCGCCGAGGGCCGCGGCGATCGGCGCGCCGACGGTGTTCGCGACCGACCGGGAGAGCATCTCGCTCGACTGGAGCTTGCCCCTGGCGGTGCGGGGATCGTCGACGCCGAGCGCGTGCAGGTGGGAGAAGTACAGGCTCTCCACCACGATGCCCACCGAGTTCAGCACCACGGTGAGCCCGGCGAGCCAGGCGACGGTGAGCGCGTCCACGGCGGCGGCCAGCCCGCAGGCGGCGACCGCGGCGGCGGCGACCAGGTCGGCGGTGATGAGCGCGCGGCGCGGACGGCGGACCCGGTCGAGCAGCACCCCGCAGAGCGGGCCGAAGAGCAGGGCGGGCAGCGTGCCCGCGACGACGATCAGCGACATCTCCCGGGCACCGGCGCCCAGCCAGGCCACCGCGATCAGGGAGACCGCCGCGCTGGTCAGCGTGGTCCCGAAGACGGAGGCGACCTGTCCGACGAGGAACAGCCGCAGGTCGCGGCGGCCACCGTCACCGGCGTTCCGGGGGTTGTCGGGTGCGGTGGCGGGGCGGTCCGTGGTGACGGACATGGCTTCTCCTTCCGGGAGGAAGCGGGCGGCTCAGCCGAAGAAGGCGTCCTCGCAGTACGCCACGGACAGCACGCTGATCGGCGCGTCGGCACCGAGGTCCTCCTCGTCCGGCGCCAGGGCGGCCAGCGCGAGCGTTTCGGTCATGGGCTTGCCTTTCTGGGTTCGACGCGCCGTCCCGGCAGGCGCGGGGGCCTGCCGGGACGTGCGGCGTGCGGGCGGATCAGGCGGGGCTGAGCTCGTTGTCGTTGCCGCACTGGGAGAGGCTGTAGGTGCTGATCGGGGCGTCGGTCTCGACCTCTTCGGGCTCGGTCTGGAGCTGGAGGCGAAGTACGTGGTGCACGGGGCTTTCCTTCCTGTGAATCGGATGCCGGGGTTTGCGGAGGGGGCGGCCCGCCGGACGCGGCCCGCGGGCCCGCCCCACTCCGCCGGTCACCCTGGTCAGCCGACCGACGGCTCCAGCTGGCTGTTGCCGCACTGGGTCAGGCTGTAGGTGCTGATCGGGGCGTCCGCCTCGACCTCTTCGGGGGTTTCCTGGTTCTGCAGGCGCAGCACGGAGTTCATCGTGTTCCCTTTCTCAGTGGGGTTTTCGGGGAGGGGGAGGGTGATCAGGCGGGCGAGATCTCGACCTGGCCGCCACCGCAGTGGTGCTCGCTGATGGTGCTGATCGGGGCGTCGGCCTCGACCTCGTCCTGGTTGTCCTGGACCTGGAGGCGCAGCACGCTGTTCATGGTGTTTCCCTTCGGTTGGTGTTCTCGCACTTCCCACCGGCCGGGTGGCCGGGAGTCTCCGGTGCCGCTGTCGCGGCGGGGGCCGCCTCGTCCTCGGGGAGGAGGGCGTCCAGGGTGAAAAGCGGGTCGGGTTCCCGTTCGAGCACCTGGTGCAGGGCCAGCAGCACGCCGGCGGACCCGCTCCACAGCTCGGCGGACAACCGCTGCCCGTGTGAACCGGCCCAGCGCACCCCGGTGGCGTGCGGCACGGCGTACTTCACCAGCGCCCGCGCCGAGTCCAGGGCGCGGTCGGCGAGTTCCGGCCGGTCGAGCAGCCGCGCGGCACCGGACAGGGCCAGCCCCATCCCGGCCTGCCCCTGGAAAAGTCCACTTGAGACGGTGAACCGGATGCCGAGCGAGCGGAGGCAGCCTTCGAGTACGGTGGCCAGCTCGTCGTCGCGCACCACGGTCAGGTACCGCGACAGCACGTGGACGAACCCGGCGCTGCCGGCGAACAGGTAGGGCATGTTCCGGCGGTCCTTATCCGAGACCCGGAAGCCCAGTCCGTCGACCTCCAGCGGTTGCCGGTGGTCCAGCTCTTCGCGGAGCAGTTCGACGCCTCGCCGCATCGGTTGTGGGTCGCCGCTGAACCGCGAGAGGTAGTACAGGGCCAGCGCGACGCCGGGACGGCCGTGGACCAGTCCGGAGGCGTTGTCCTTGCCCAGCAGGGGAGTCAGGTCTTCGGGCAGCTCGTCGAGCAACCGCCCGGCGGTGGCCAGGTCGGCGTGATCGCCGACGGTGGCGAACCGGTGCAGGTGGGCCAGTGCCAGCCCGGCCGTGCCGCCGCCGAGGGTCGCCGACCGGCGGAGCAGGGGGTGCGCCGAAGCAGCCAGCAGCAGTTCGTCGGCTGCTTCGCGCTCACCGAGGTCGGCGAGCACCCAGGCGATCCCGGCGTTGCCGAACAGCAGGCCCGGCCCGAGTCGTTCGGCACCGGCCAGCGATTCGTCCCGCAGCGAGCGCACCCAGCGGGGATCGGGCACGCGCCCAGCCACCCGCAGGGCGTGCAGCACACCCGCGGTGCCGTAGGCCACGCACCGCGTATTGCTCAGGTAGCCGTCGGGAACGGTCGGGAAGAGAGTGTCCTTTCCCTGTCCCGCCATGGCTTCCAGGGCGTCCGCGGTGGCGTCGCGCAGGTCCCTCAGGTGGGGTTCGGGCCGCTGCGACACCTCCTCGGGCGTGGGCAGCGCCCCGGTCGGCGGCGGCTGGAACCGCAGGACCGTCTCGCGCAGCTCGTCCGGCACGGGGCCGTGCTCGGCGAGTTCGGCGAACAGGTGGTGCAGGGAGTCGGGGGAGCGGTCGGCGATCTGGTGCAACGGGAAGACCAGCATCTGCGCGACCGCGCTCAGGCCGTAGTCGTCGTAGTACTCGGCCGCGAGGCTGCCCTGGCGGTCCGGGTCGGCTGCCTCGGGCGGGAAGTACCCCGGCGTGGCCGGCGCGTTGATCGGCCGGTTGGCCGGCTGGGCGGACTCGAAGTCGATGAGCCGCACGCGGTCGTCCTCGTCGATCAGCACGTTGCGCGGGTTGATGTCCACGAACACGTAACCGTTGCGGTGCAGCCGATCCAGCACGCCGGAGAGTCCGTTGAGGACGTTCAGGCAGCGGCGGTAGTAGGCGGCGTAGCGTTCCGGCGGCTGCCCGGTCTGGATCACCGGCGTGTTCGCGACGGTCCACTTGGTCAGGGTCGTGCCGGGCACGAGCTCGGTCACCAGGTAGCTGTGTTCCCAGTGCGTGAAGAACTCGACCGGTTCCGGGCAGCTGCCCGGCGCCACCTCGTGCAGTGTGCGCAGCGTCAGGTACTCGGCTTCGAGGCGTCGCCGGGCGTCGGTCCCGTTCCACACGTAACCGTTGTGCGCCCTGGCTTCCTTGATGAAGACCTGGCGTCCGCCCGCGGTACGGGCGCGGTAGGCGCCACCGGCGTTGCTGTGCTGGAGCACCGCCTCGAAGGTGTAGCCGTGGAAGCTGACCTCGCCGTCGTCCAGCTCGTCGAGCGCGGTGGTGAACGGATCGGTGACACCCTCGGGCAGGTGGAACTCCGGGCGCCGCTCGTCGGGCACCAGCCGTCCGTCGACCCCGCGCACCATCGGCGTGCTGGTGCCGTCGTGCTCCAGCCGGGGCTGGGCGGAGAAGGCGCCGTAGCGGTAGGAAACGCAGTGCGACTCGCCGAAGCGGCGGTCGGTGAGCACGTAGGGCCCGTCGATCCCGGCGAGCGCGGCGTCCAGTGCGGCCAGCACCTCGTGGGCGAGCTCGGGGGTGGGCGGGTAGAGGGCGCAGAACTTGCCGCTCTGCGCACGGGAGGCGTGCTTGCCGTGCAGCCAGAGGAAGAACTTGTGCCCGCTCAGGTGCTTGAACGGCACCCCGAGCCGGGTGCACACCCCGGCGACCACGTCCAGCACCTTGGCCGAGTTGGCCAGCGAGGCCGAGACGTGCACCTTCCAGCCGTGCTCCGGCAGAGCCAGGCCCTCGGGCGACCAGAAGGTCCAGACGTCGAACTCCGCCGACCGCCAGCCGGCCGGTGCCGAGGCGATCCGGTACCGGGGACCCGGGTCCGCCGCCGCGAGCGGGGTGAAGAAGTCCTTGTCCGCCAGGGTGAACGCTGCGTCCCGCATCTGCTTCGCCTCCTCGTTTCCGCCGCCGGTTCCGGTGACAGGAGAAGCATCTCCGGCGAGCGGGCGCGACGACAGGCGTCCGGCGGTCAGCAACCGGACGAGGCCGGTGGCAGGAAGCTGACGCGCGGGGGTTTCCGGTGCTCGTCCGCCGGGTAGTAGCTCGGTGCAGGACGACGATGGAGGCGTGATGAGCGACAAGGCCGAGAACAAGACCGACGAACTCAAGGGCAAGGCGAAGGAAGCCGTCGGTGACGCCACGGGCAACGAGCAGTGGCAGGCCGAGGGCAAGGCCGAGCAGGGCAAGGCCAACGTGAAGCAGGCCGGCGAGAAGCTCAAGGACGCCGTCAAGGGCGTCACCGACTAGTCGCTTCCCCGGGTGGGCGGGTTGCCGCCCACCCGGCTTCGTCAGTCCACATAGGAGATCCCAGGAGAGACGGCGCTTCGGGCGTGGGTGAAACCACGGAAGCGGGCGGTCACCGCCGATTAGGTTGGGCCGTATCCGGCTTTCTCCTGGGAGGGATCACATGCGCAAGCGCATGCGCGCGGGTGCGGTCGTCGTCGCGCTGGGGGTGCTGGGGGCGGTACCGGCCGCCGCGGATCCGGCGCCAGGGGCGCCCGGGGTCGGGGACCCGATCTACCCGCGGGCGGGCAACGGCGGTTACGACGTCCAGCACTACGACATCGACCTGCGTTACCAGCCCGCCACCGACGAACTGACCGGGCAGACCACGCTGCACGCGGTGGCCACGCAGGACCTTTCGCAGTTCAACCTCGACTTCGCGCTGAAGGTCACCTCGGTGCGGGTCGGCGGGGAACCGGCGAGCTTCCGGGTGGACGCCGCCGACAAGACCGAGCTGATCGTGACGCCGGGTGCACCGGTGGCCCAAGGCCGTCCACTGACCGTGACCGTCGACTACGCCGACATCCCCTCACAGGTGCAGGTGGACGGCGTCCAGGTCTGGCACCGCACCGAGACCGGCGGGGTGTCAATCGGGCAGCCCCGCAGTTCCGAGACCTGGTTCCCGGCCAACGACCACCCGTCGGACAAGGCCACCTACCGCGTCTCGGCGACCGTGCCCGCCGGGACGACCGCGCTGTCCAACGGCGTGCTGACCAGCCCCTCCCAGCCGGTGCCCGGCTGGAGCCGGTGGGAGTGGCGGGCGGACGAGCCGATGGTCAGCTACCTGCCGTTCATCGCGCTCGGCAAGTACGAGCTCAACGAAGGTGTCGTCGGCAACAAGCCGTACTACACCGCCTACGACGAGTCGCTGCGCGAGGTGCTGCCGACGGCCAAGGAGGCGATCGAGCGCACCCCGGAGATCACCGATTTCCTGTCTTCGAAGTTCGGCCCGTACCCGTTCGGCTCGCTCGGCGGGGTGGCCACCACCGGCTGGAACTCGGCCATCGAAAACCAGACCCGGCCGGTGTACGGCACCCTGTTCGAGGTCGGCAAGGACGGCACCTGGGTGGTCGCGCACGAACTGGCGCACCAGTGGTACGGCGACTCGGTCGCGCTCGCCGACTGGTCCAACATGTGGCTCAACGAAGGCTTCGCCACCTACGGCGAGTGGCTGTGGTCGGAACACCGTGGCAGCGGCACCGCCGCCGAACTGGCCGACGCCTTCTACGCGAAGTACCCGGCGGAGGACGCGTTCTGGCAGCTCAAACTGTGGCCGGGCACGCGGCTGTTCGCGAGCGCGGTCTACGAACGCGGCGCGATGACGCTGCAGGCCCTGCGCACCGAGGTCGGCGACGACACGTTCTTCCGGATCCTGGAGGGCTACCACTCGAAGTACCGCGGTGGGCACGCCACCACGCCGGACTTCATCCAGTTCGCCGAGGACCTGGCCGGCCGCCAGCTGGACGCACTGTTCCAGACGTGGCTCGCCGACCCGGTCAAGCCCGCCACCGGCCCGAACGGCACCCCGGTCACGACGGTGAAGCACCTCCCGGTGATGGACGAGATGATCCACGGGCACCACTCCGCGCACCCGCACTGAGCCTCGCGTCGACAGCGCGAACCCAGCGCACCTTCTGCACCCCGCGACTGATCGTGTAGAGCCAGATCAGCCCCGCGCACGCGACCGCGGCCAGCAGCAGAACACGGGAGCCGCCGGAAACCGACGGCGCTTGCTGCACGACGAACGCGAGGCACAGCAGCGGCGGCGGCAGCAGGAACGCTCCGGAAGCCACCAGGATGCCCATCCGCGAATCGCGTGAAGGCAGCGCCGGGAACCCGGACGCGGTGAACCCGGTGCGGAGGAAGGACTCCCAGCCGAGAACCGCCTCGCCCACCCGGGCGGTGACCCGCGGGCGGAGCACGGTTTCCAGGTACGCCGCGATGCGGAACAGGGCCATCACGTGATCGCTGTAGCGGAGCCACAGCACGCAGGAGAGCACCGAAAGCACCAGCAGCGCCGAGCCGAGCTTGGCCGCCGCCGTCACCCCGACCCCCATCCCGGCGATGTTGAGCGCGAAGATGGCACTGGCGTTGGTCTGGTGAAAGATCAACTCCGCGCGGAGGCTGTCGTACTCCGCCTTGTCGAACTCGCCGGCCTCGTCCACCCTGGTCGCCCTCCCGCCGCCTGCCCCGCTCCAGCTGATATCGGACCGCGACGGTCGCCCGTCACAACGACGGGATCGCGACTGCCCGTGTTCGAGATGTTTGTCTTTGACCGTTTTCGCGCCGCGGGTGGGCATTTTCAGCCAAGAACTGGTCTAGACCTGCGCAGGCACCGACACTCTGGGCGTACGTGTTGCTCCGGTCCCCCGCCTCGAGGAGTCATCATGCGTCGAAGAAACCTGCTCAACCTGACTGCGACGGCGTGCCTCGCGCTCTCCGTCATCACCGTGGGTACCGCTGGTAGCGCGGTCGCCTCGCCCGGGCTGGTCGAGGCGATGCAGCGCGACCTCGGCCTCACCTCGGCCCAGGCGCACACCCGCCTGGCCGAGGAAGCCAGCGCGAGCCGGGTGGCTCCGGTGGCGCAGGAGGCCGCCGGGACCGCGTTCGGCGGGGCCTGGTTCGATCCCGAGCGCGGCAAGCTCGTCGTCGGGGTCACCGACGACACCGCCGCCCAGGCGGTGGAGCGCACCGGCGCCGTGGCCGAGCGGGTCGAGGTGAGTGCGGCCCAGTTGGACGCCACCAAAGCGGCGATCGACGCGCGGGCCGCGCAGGCTCCGGCTGAGGTCAGCGGGTGGCGAGCCGACCCCCGGTCCGGGAGCGTGGTGCTCACGGTCCAAAGTGGAGCGGACAGCCCGGAGCTGGCCGCGTTCCTCCAGCAGGCGCGGGAAGCCGGGCCGGTCCGGATCGAGGAAGGCCCGAAGCCGGTGTCCTTCGCGGCCGGGACGGTCGGCGGTGATCCCTTCTACATCAACGGCAACGTCCGCTGCTCGATCGGCTTCTCCGTGCACGGCGGGTTCGTCACGGCCGGTCACTGCGGTGGCGTGGGCAGCTCCGTCACCGGCTGGGACGGCTCGGCGATGGGCTCCTTCCACGGCTCTTCATTCCCCGGCAACGACTACGCCTACGTCGGCATCGGCAACGGCTGGTGGACCGCGCCCGTCGTGCTCGGCTGGGGCACGGTGAGCGACGCGCTGGTCCGCGGTTCCTGGGTCGCCCCGGTCGGGACCTCGGTGTGCCGCTCCGGCTCCACCACGCACTGGCACTGCGGCACCGTGCTCGCGCACAACGAGACGGTGAACTACGCCCAGGGCGCGGTGCACCAGATGACCAAGACCAGCGTCTGCGCCCAGCCGGGCGACTCCGGTGGCTCCTTCATCACCGGCGACCAGGCACAGGGCGTGACCTCCGGGGGCTGGGGCAACTGCAGTTCCGGCGGTGAGACCTGGTTCCAGCCGGTCAACGAGATCCTGCAGACCTACGGACTGTCACTGGTGACCGCCTGACCCACCGCCCGGGATCGGTGACCGCGCCGATCCCGGGCCAGGCGGTATCGCGGCCGTGCGGTCCTAGTAAGGTCAGCGACGATGATGACGCAGCCGGTGGGTCAGTTCACGGGGGCGCCGGGACTGACCGGCCAGAAGGTGCGCCTGCGCCCGGTCACCCCCGCTGATCGGCGCACGCTGACCGGGTTCGACCGCGAAGCCGCGTCGCGCAACGCCATCGGGGGCTACCAGCACTGGGCCGCCCACCGCTCCGGCGACAACCTCCAGTTCGCCATCGAGACCCGGTACAGCAGGCTGCTGGTCGGCTCGATCAAGGCCGACGGGGGACTCGGCCGGTTCAGCTACGGCATCGGGATCGGCTCGTCCTACCGCCGCTGCGGGTACGCCGCCGACGCGATCACCGTGCTGTTGACGCACATGTTCCAGGACCGCGGCTACCGCAAGTGCGAGGTCGGCATCTATGGCGGCAACCTCGCTTCGCTTTCACTGCACGGCGTGCTCGGGTTCCGCGAGGAGCGCCGGATCCGGGACACCGAACTGCACCGCGGCGGCATCAAGTACCTGGTCATGATGGCCATCACCGCGCCGGAGTTCGCCGCGTACCGCCCGCCGCCCGAGCCGCAGCGCGGCCGCCACTGGCGCACCCGGCGTGGCCGCCACTGGTTCAACGACAAGTCAGCCTGAGCCCCCGAAGGAAGCTTGTCGACAAATCGCCACCCAATTCTGAGTCCACTGTGGACTCAGGGTTCGGTACCCCGCCACCGCAGCACTTCCAGTGCCGCCGCCACGCTGATCGCGTTGTCCGCCAGCGGCTGGGGGAGCAGTTCGTCCGCCCGCGCGAGGCGGCGCAGCACGGTGTTGCGGTGGGTGTACAGCCGTTCCGCGGTGCGCGTCGTGTTGCCCAGTTCGCGCACGTAGGTCAGCACGGTCTCGCGGGTGTCGGCGTCGGCGGTGCGCAGTTCACCGAGGGTGTCGGCGAGGAATTCGTCCGCCTGCGCGGGCTGGCTGGTGAGCAGCGCGGCGAGCTGGACGTCCGGGTACCGCGCGACCTGCTGCGGTGAGGTGAGCCGCGTCAGCATCCGCTGCGTGGTGGCCGCGTCGAGGTGGCTGCTGCGGAAGCCGTCGACGTCGGCGCCCGGCCTGCCGATGGCCACCCGCGCATCCGGGTAGGCGGCCAGTTCCGCGGTCAGCTGCCGGTGCCGAGGCGCGGTGCCGACCGGCAGCCAGACCCACAACGCGGCGGCGCTGGCCACGACGGTCAGCCGATGAGCCGCGTCGGCCGCGCGCATGACGGCTTCGGCGGCGGCTTCCAGCTGGTCCGACGCGGTGCCCGAGCCGCTCCAGATGATCGCGGCGGTGTGCCTGCCGGTGAGGCCGTAGCCCAGCTGGACCTCGGCGCGGGCCCGGCTGATCGGCGCGCCCTCCAGCAGCAGCGTGACCACGGCCCGGCGTTCGGCGTGCGCACCGCGGGTGAGCTCGGCGCGTTCGACCCGCATCTGCTCGGAAACCGCGGCCACCGTGTCGTCGATGAAGGTGCCGATGGACAACGCGGAGACGTCGAGCAGCTCCCGCAGCCGCGCCGGGTCGTCGGTCAGGTCGAAGCAGATGTCCATCCACCGCCGCCAGGCCACGCTCTGCGCGGTCCGGTACGCCTCCAGCGCGGTCTCGTCGAGGCCGCGGCGCACCAGGTCGCGGGCCGACTCCAGCAGTTCCGGCGAGGTGTTGGCCGGGACCCGCTTGCCCGGGTGGGAGACGTTCGCGGCCGCCCAGTGCAGCAGGTTCGCCAGGTTCGCCCGCCGGGTCGCCGCGGCGAGCACCGGGTCCTCGGCGACCGGCCGCATCCGCTGGCTGCTCAACGAAGCCACGTGCAGTTCCTCCAGCCAGTCCGGCCGGAGGTTCAGCACGGTCTCGGCCCCACGCTGGAAGAGCCGCCGCCCGGCGGCGGACAGCCGGGGCCACTCAGCACTTTGCACCACCACGGCAGCATGATGGTGCCTGTTGCACTGGCGCAAGGGGCGGTTGGTGTCGCAAGGTGGGGCCATGACCACGGAGACGCACCTGGACGTGCTCGTAGTCGGGGCCGGGATCTCGGGCATCGGCGCCGGCCGGTACCTCAAGGCCGAGCACCCGGCGAAGAGCTTCGCCATCCTGGAGGCGCGCGGCGCGTCCGGCGGTACCTGGGACCTGTTCCGCTACCCGGGCATCCGCTCGGACTCCGACCTGCACACCTTCGGCTACGAGTTCAAGCCGTGGCGGGACCGGCAGTCCATCGCCGACGCCCCGCGCATCCTGTCCTACCTGCGGGAAACCGTGACGGAGAACGGACTGGACGCCCACATCCGCTACCACCACCGGCTGGTTTCGGCGGCGTGGTCCAGCGAGAGCGCCCGCTGGGTGGCCGAAGTCGAACGCACCGACACCGGCGAACGCCTGCGGCTGAGCGCGAACTGGCTGTTCTGCGCCGGTGGGTACTTCCGTTATGACGAGGGGTTCACCCCGAGCTTCGAAGGCCGCGAGCGGTTCGGCGGCCCGATCGTGCACCCGCAGCACTGGCCGGAGGACCTCGACCACGCCGGCAAGCGCGTGCTGGTGATCGGCAGCGGTGCCACCGCGGTCACCCTCGTGCCCGCGATGTCCGGCACCGCCGAGCACGTGACGATGCTGCAGCGCACGCCCAGCTACGTGATGCCGGTGCCGCGTGAGGACCGGGTGGCGAACCTCGCGCGGAAGGTGCTCGGCGACGAGCGCGGCTACGCCTTCGCCCGGCGCGCGAACATCGCCAAGCAGATCGGCGTGTGGAAGTTCTGCCAGCGGTTCCCGGCGGCGGCCCGCAAACTCATCCGCTGGGTCAACACTCGGCAGCTGCCCAAGGGCTATCCGGTCGACGAGCACTTCAACCCGCCCTACGACCCGTGGGACCAGCGGCTGTGCGCGGTGCCCAACGGCGACCTCTTCCGCGCCATCCGCCGCGGCACGGCGTCCGTGGTGACCGACCGGATCAGCACCTTCACCGAACGCGGGGTGCTGCTCGAATCCGGCCGGGAACTCGAGGCCGACATCATCGTCACCGCGACCGGGCTGAACGTGCAGGCGTTCGGCGGGGTCGAGCTCACCGTCGACGGCGAGCCGGTGAACCTGCCGGAAACCGTGGCGTACAAGGGGATGATGCTCTCCGGCGTGCCGAACTTCGCCTTCGCCATCGGCTACACGAACTCGTCGTGGACGCTGAAGGTCGGGCTGCTGTGCGAGCACTTCTGCCGCCTGCTCGCGCACATGGACGAGCACGGCTACGACACCTGCCGCCCGGAGCCCGCCGATCCGGCGATGCCCACCCGGCCGCTGCTGGACTTCGCCGCCGGGTACGTCCAGCGCGCGGTGAACCAGTTGCCGCGCCAGGGCGACCGCATGCCGTGGCTGACCTCGATGAGCTACCACGCCGACGTGAAACTGCTGCGTGCGGACAGCGTCACCGATCCGGAACTGCACCTGTCCCGGGCGGCCGCGCTCGTCTGAGCCGGGTCAGCGCACCGGTTCGGCGGGTGGCAGCCACTGGCTCGCCGGGTCGAACCGGTGCAGACCGGCGGTGATGTGCTCGGCGAGGAGCGGCAGCGCCGGGTGGCGGTTGCGCCGGTGCCACAGCATCGACCACGGGTAGAGCGGCGTCGGGTCGACGATCGGGACCTGCACGATCCCGGCGTGCCACGGCACGCGCATGCGCTCGCCGCCGAAGGTGAAGCGGTCGCGGGAGGCGGCGAGCTCGTCGAGCAGGTGGTCCAGCCCGAAGTGCGGGCCCGCGGTGTGGATGGTCAGGCCGAACTCCCGCCGCAGGTCGGCGTAGTAGTCCGCCCATTCGCTGCCCGGTTCGTTGCCGGGCATCCAGGCGACCCACTCGGCGAGCTCGGCCATCCGCACCCGGCGCCGCCCGGCCAGCGGGTGCCTGCGCCCGGCCAGCATGTGGTGTGGTTCGAGGTAGGCGGGCTGGTGCGCGATGGCCGGGTCGAGCGGCCCGGCCACCCTGGCGAACGCCACGTCGACCGAGCCGCTGAGCAGGGCGGGCTGCCCGGTCCGGAGCCCGCGCGAGGTGACGATGTCGATCTCCACGCCGGGGTGGGCCTCGTGGAAGGCGCGGATCAGCTCGGTCGGGGAGAGGCGGGTGCCGAGCACGTCGACCCGCAGCGGCCGGTCCGGCCGGCGCACCGAGCGCACAGCCTGGTCGGCCAGCGCGATCAGCGCCCGCGCGTCGGCGAGGAAGGCCGCGCCGTCGTCGGTGAGGTCCGTGCCGGTGGGGGAGCGGTGGAACAGGGTGGTGCCGAGGCTCGCCTCCAGCTTGGCGATCCGCTTGGAAGTCGCCTGCTGGGTCAGGCCGAGCCGGTCGGCGGCGGCGCCGAAGTGCCGGTCGTCGGCGACGGCGAGGAAGGCCCGGATCGCGCCGAGGTCCAGTTCCATCCCTGCTCCTCCCGCTCGGCCCGACCCTATCGCCCGTGCTCGGCGCAGAAGGCGGCCACGGTATTGTCGATCCACTCCCGGCCCCGCCAGTCGGGGCGCCGGGCGATCATCGCCGCCCGCACCTCTTCGAGGATCACCGGTTCACCCATCGCCGCATCACATCGCCGCCAGGTCTCATCGCGCACCAAGGCCAGGTAGTCCCGCACCTCGGTGATCAGCTCGGGCCCGCCGACGTCGCCGTGGCCCGGCACGACCACCGGCGGTGCTTCCGCGATCAGCTTGTCCAGTACCGCGATCCAGCGGGTGCCGGACACGTCGGTGTCGTGCGGCGGGAACCACGGGAAGATGGCGAACTGCCCGGTTTCGACCAGGTCGCCGGTGAACACCACCCCGGCGTCGGGCACCGTGACGAGCTGGTCGCCCGCGCTGTGCGCCCGGCCGGTGGCCCGCATCCGCACCGTGCGGCCGCCGAGGTCGAGCGTGTGGCTTTCCGGGTAGACCAGGTCCGGGGTGGGGATTTCGACGCCTTCGAGCTGTTCCGCGATCCATTCGCCGAGCCCGCGGAACATTTCCAGGTAGCCGGCGCCCCGGTTCGCGAGGTCGTCGGCCTGCGCCTGGTTGACCAGATAGGTCGCGTGCTCGCGGAACACCTGCGCGCCGAACGCGTGCTCGGGGTGGAAATGCGTGGTCGTCAAATACAGTTGCCGTCCCCGCGCGTGTTCCACGGCGAATTCGAGCACCTTTTCCGCGTTGCGCGGGCCCATTCCGGTGTCCACCACGAGCACCGCGTCCCGGCCGCCGATGAGACCGATGTTCGGCACCAGATCGGCGCCCCGGTTCGGGAGCACCACGAGATCCTCGGCGATTTCCTCTGCTGTCATGCCACCATTCCACGTGGCACGGAGCCCGCACGTCCAAGTCCGGTCCAGTATCCGCGATACCGGCGCAGTATCGTCACCGGTCATGGACCTGCGGACGCTGCGGTACTTCGTCACCGTGGCCGAGGAACGCCATTTCGGCCGGGCCGCGGCCCGGTTGCACATGACCCAGCCGCCGCTGAGCCGCGCGATCCGGGGCCTGGAAGCGGATCTCGGCGTGGACCTGTTCGAACGCACGGCGCAGGGCGTTTCGCCCACCGCCGCCGGGGTCGAGCTGCTGGCCGAGGC from the Amycolatopsis magusensis genome contains:
- a CDS encoding S1 family peptidase; the protein is MRRRNLLNLTATACLALSVITVGTAGSAVASPGLVEAMQRDLGLTSAQAHTRLAEEASASRVAPVAQEAAGTAFGGAWFDPERGKLVVGVTDDTAAQAVERTGAVAERVEVSAAQLDATKAAIDARAAQAPAEVSGWRADPRSGSVVLTVQSGADSPELAAFLQQAREAGPVRIEEGPKPVSFAAGTVGGDPFYINGNVRCSIGFSVHGGFVTAGHCGGVGSSVTGWDGSAMGSFHGSSFPGNDYAYVGIGNGWWTAPVVLGWGTVSDALVRGSWVAPVGTSVCRSGSTTHWHCGTVLAHNETVNYAQGAVHQMTKTSVCAQPGDSGGSFITGDQAQGVTSGGWGNCSSGGETWFQPVNEILQTYGLSLVTA
- a CDS encoding GNAT family N-acetyltransferase codes for the protein MMTQPVGQFTGAPGLTGQKVRLRPVTPADRRTLTGFDREAASRNAIGGYQHWAAHRSGDNLQFAIETRYSRLLVGSIKADGGLGRFSYGIGIGSSYRRCGYAADAITVLLTHMFQDRGYRKCEVGIYGGNLASLSLHGVLGFREERRIRDTELHRGGIKYLVMMAITAPEFAAYRPPPEPQRGRHWRTRRGRHWFNDKSA
- a CDS encoding PucR family transcriptional regulator, with amino-acid sequence MVQSAEWPRLSAAGRRLFQRGAETVLNLRPDWLEELHVASLSSQRMRPVAEDPVLAAATRRANLANLLHWAAANVSHPGKRVPANTSPELLESARDLVRRGLDETALEAYRTAQSVAWRRWMDICFDLTDDPARLRELLDVSALSIGTFIDDTVAAVSEQMRVERAELTRGAHAERRAVVTLLLEGAPISRARAEVQLGYGLTGRHTAAIIWSGSGTASDQLEAAAEAVMRAADAAHRLTVVASAAALWVWLPVGTAPRHRQLTAELAAYPDARVAIGRPGADVDGFRSSHLDAATTQRMLTRLTSPQQVARYPDVQLAALLTSQPAQADEFLADTLGELRTADADTRETVLTYVRELGNTTRTAERLYTHRNTVLRRLARADELLPQPLADNAISVAAALEVLRWRGTEP
- a CDS encoding flavin-containing monooxygenase, with translation MTTETHLDVLVVGAGISGIGAGRYLKAEHPAKSFAILEARGASGGTWDLFRYPGIRSDSDLHTFGYEFKPWRDRQSIADAPRILSYLRETVTENGLDAHIRYHHRLVSAAWSSESARWVAEVERTDTGERLRLSANWLFCAGGYFRYDEGFTPSFEGRERFGGPIVHPQHWPEDLDHAGKRVLVIGSGATAVTLVPAMSGTAEHVTMLQRTPSYVMPVPREDRVANLARKVLGDERGYAFARRANIAKQIGVWKFCQRFPAAARKLIRWVNTRQLPKGYPVDEHFNPPYDPWDQRLCAVPNGDLFRAIRRGTASVVTDRISTFTERGVLLESGRELEADIIVTATGLNVQAFGGVELTVDGEPVNLPETVAYKGMMLSGVPNFAFAIGYTNSSWTLKVGLLCEHFCRLLAHMDEHGYDTCRPEPADPAMPTRPLLDFAAGYVQRAVNQLPRQGDRMPWLTSMSYHADVKLLRADSVTDPELHLSRAAALV
- a CDS encoding LysR family transcriptional regulator — encoded protein: MELDLGAIRAFLAVADDRHFGAAADRLGLTQQATSKRIAKLEASLGTTLFHRSPTGTDLTDDGAAFLADARALIALADQAVRSVRRPDRPLRVDVLGTRLSPTELIRAFHEAHPGVEIDIVTSRGLRTGQPALLSGSVDVAFARVAGPLDPAIAHQPAYLEPHHMLAGRRHPLAGRRRVRMAELAEWVAWMPGNEPGSEWADYYADLRREFGLTIHTAGPHFGLDHLLDELAASRDRFTFGGERMRVPWHAGIVQVPIVDPTPLYPWSMLWHRRNRHPALPLLAEHITAGLHRFDPASQWLPPAEPVR
- a CDS encoding MBL fold metallo-hydrolase, producing MTAEEIAEDLVVLPNRGADLVPNIGLIGGRDAVLVVDTGMGPRNAEKVLEFAVEHARGRQLYLTTTHFHPEHAFGAQVFREHATYLVNQAQADDLANRGAGYLEMFRGLGEWIAEQLEGVEIPTPDLVYPESHTLDLGGRTVRMRATGRAHSAGDQLVTVPDAGVVFTGDLVETGQFAIFPWFPPHDTDVSGTRWIAVLDKLIAEAPPVVVPGHGDVGGPELITEVRDYLALVRDETWRRCDAAMGEPVILEEVRAAMIARRPDWRGREWIDNTVAAFCAEHGR